From Vidua macroura isolate BioBank_ID:100142 chromosome 30, ASM2450914v1, whole genome shotgun sequence, one genomic window encodes:
- the LOC128820664 gene encoding olfactory receptor 14I1-like, with protein MSNSSSISHFLLLALAETRQLQLLHFCLLLGISLAALLGNGLIISAVACGHHLHTPMFFFLLNLALSHLGSICTTVPKAMHNSLWDTRTISYTGCAAQLFFFLFFISAEYFLLTIMCYDRYVSICKPLHYGTLLGSRACAHMAAAAWASAFLNALMHTANTFSLPLCHGNALGQFFCEIPQILKLSCFKSHLRELGLLAISACLVLGCFVFMVFSYVQIFGAMLRIPSEQGRHKAFSTCLPHLAVVSLFFSTGAFTYLKPRSMSSPSLDLSLSVLYSVVPPALNPVIYSLRNQELKAAVWRLMTGCFHEH; from the coding sequence atgtccaacagcagctccatcagccacttcctcctgctggctctggcagagacgcggcagctgcagctcctgcacttctgcctcttgctgggcatctccctggctgccctcctgggcaacggcctcatcatcagcgccgtagcctgcggccaccacctgcacacgcccatgttcttcttcctgctcaacctggccctcagccacctgggctccatctgcaccactgtccccaaagccatgcacaattccctctgggacaccagaaccatctcctacacaggatgtgctgctcagctctttttctttctgttcttcatctCAGCAGAGTATTTCCtcctgaccatcatgtgctacgaccgctacgtgtccatctgcaaacccctgcactatgggaccctcctgggcagcagagcttgtgcccacatggcagcagctgcctgggccagtgcctttctcaatGCTCTCATGCACACggccaatacattttccttgcccctgtgccatggcaatgccctgggccagttcttttgtgaaatcccacagatcctcaagctctcctgctTCAAATCCCACCTCAGGGAACTTGGGCTTCTTGCTATTAGTGCCTGTTTGGTACTAGGTTGTTTTGTGTTCAtggttttctcctatgtgcagatcttcgGGGCCatgctgaggatcccctctgagcagggacggcacaaagccttttccacctgcctccctcacctggctgtgGTCTCTCTGTTCTTCAGCACTGGGGCATTTACCTACCTGAAGCCCCGTTCCAtgagctccccatccctggatctgtCACTGTCGGTTCTGTACTcagtggtgcctccagccctgaaccccgtcatctacagcctgaggaaccaggagctcaaggctgcagtgtggagactGATGACTGGATGCTTTCACGAACATTAA
- the LOC128820676 gene encoding olfactory receptor 14J1-like: protein MSNSSSISHFLLLALAETRQLQLLHFCLLLGISLAALLGNGLIISAVACGHHLHTPMFFFLLNLALSHLGSICTTVPKAMHNSLWDTSTISYTGCAAQLFFFMFFISAEYFLRTIMCYDRYVSICKPLHYGTLLGSRACAHLAAAAWASAFLNALMHTANTFSLPLCHGNALGQFFCEIPQILKLSCSKSNLRELGLLVVSVCSAFGCFVFIVFSYVQIFRAVLRIPSEQGRHKAFSTCLPHLAVVSLFISTGAFTYLKPSSISSPSLDLSVSVLYSVVPPALNPLIYSLRNQELKAAMWRLILWLYISQNHVCLKSILVWKSLVAVGLIRHFWDVAHSSVKSVIVIKLCPVQLWSVGPEEKLSVPLSLTSS, encoded by the exons atgtccaacagcagctccatcagccacttcctcctgctggcactggcagagacgcggcagctgcagctcctgcacttctgcctcttgctgggcatctccctggctgccctcctgggcaacggcctcatcatcagcgccgtagcctgcggccaccacctgcacacgcccatgttcttcttcctgctcaacctggccctcagccacctgggctccatctgcaccactgtccccaaagccatgcacaattccctctgggacaccagcaccatctcctacactggatgtgctgcacagctctttttctttatgttcttTATCTCAGCAGAGTATTTCCTCCGgaccatcatgtgctacgaccgctacgtgtccatctgcaaacccctgcactacgggaccctcctgggcagcagagcttgtgcccacttggcagcagctgcctgggccagtgcctttctcaatGCTCTCATGCACacagccaatacattttccctgcccctctgccatggcaatgccctgggccagttcttttgtgaaatcccacagatcctcaaactctcctgctccaaatccaACCTCAGGGAACTGGGGCTTCTTGTTGTTAGTGTGTGCTCAGCATTTGGCTgctttgtgttcattgttttctcctatgtgcagatcttcagggctgtgctgaggatcccctctgagcagggacggcacaaagccttttccacctgcctccctcacctggctgtgGTCTCTCTGTTTATCAGCACTGGGGCATTTACCTACCTGAAGccctcctccatctcctccccatccctggatctgtcagtgtcagttctgtactcggtggtgcctccagccctgaaccccctcatctacagcctgaggaaccaggagctcaaagCTGCAATGTGGAGACTGAT ATTGTGGTTATATATATCACAGAACCACGTTTGTCTAAAATCAATTTTAGTATGGAAATCACTTGTGGCTGTTGGACTCATCAGACACTTCTGGGACGTTGCACATAGCTCAGTGAAGAGTGTGATTGTTATTAAATTGTGTCCTGTTCAACTGTGGTCTGTTGGCCctgaagagaaactttctgtgcctctgagtctcaccagttcctga